The Triticum aestivum cultivar Chinese Spring chromosome 7B, IWGSC CS RefSeq v2.1, whole genome shotgun sequence genome window below encodes:
- the LOC123162099 gene encoding DNA topoisomerase 2-like gives MAEAALAIPSMVDGLRSGQRKVLFCALKRNLIQEATVAEFAGYVTEHSAFDHGLRQPSPASTIIGMAQDFVGSNNINLLKPRGQFGTRLSGGKYPGKAHHICTSLAPITRLIFPKDDDVLLNYLNEEGQSIEPSWYLPVIPMVLVNGCKGFGNGWSSHVPNYNPKDIIANLKRLLHGEAIVPMVPWYKGFKGSVKEKSSKAAGVRYTITGIIEEVDVTKLKITELPVRCWTYDYGQFLVSLCKGKDKEPPFLEDMSPNYDHADVEFEVILSKQNMSIAKEKGLEKTFKLTTTIGTTNMRLFDSDGKIRKYDSPEDILKEFFKLRLQFYGRREAVMLQNIGEELLKLKNKAKFIHAVISGDIELVKRKKTELILELKQKGYEPLPKRNITAEPVAVGGATEVEAEGFHVIDYEYLFTMTIGTFTHEKVHELIAQQKKLEDKAESLGKATPKTLWLRDLDALEKELDAIDAKLEEMRCRRQKDYRGEKVSEVAISAAKSHKASAPVAVRDDEDEVLELKECFSSPKHSAMEDETTQGEQKGQKRRNEPSKIENNSSAPPGKKVRKSSSVL, from the exons ATGGCAGAGGCAGCCCTCGCAATACCTTCGATGGTCGACGGCCTTAGATCTGGGCAGAGGAAGGTTTTGTTCTGCGCGCTCAAGAGAAATTTGATCCAAGAAGCTACT GTGGCAGAGTTTGCTGGCTATGTGACAGAGCACTCGGCATTCGACCACGGTCTCCGTCAGCCGAGTCCAGCAAGCACAATCATCGGGATGGCTCAAGATTTTGTTGGCAGCAACAATATCAATCTTTTGAAGCCCCGTGGCCAGTTTGGTACCAGACTTTCG GGAGGCAAATATCCGGGTAAGGCGCACCACATCTGCACCAGTTTGGCACCTATCACCCGTTTAATTTTTCCCAAGGACGATGATGTTCTTCTCAACTATCTGAATGAAGAAGGGCAATCGATTGAACCCAGTTG gtaTCTTCCGGTCATTCCCATGGTTTTGGTCAATGGATGTAAAGGCTTTGGCAATGGATGGAGCAGCCATGTCCCAAACTATAATCCAAAAGACATCATTGCTAACCTGAAAAGGCTGCTACATGGAGAGGCAATCGTACCAATGGTCCCTTGGTACAAAGGGTTCAAG GGCTCTGTGAAGGAGAAAAGTTCAAAGGCAGCTGGTGTCAGATATACCATCACTGGTATTATAGAGGAAGTTGATGTTACCAAGCTAAAAATTACTGAGCTTCCCGTCCGATGCTGGACTTATGATTACGGACAATTTCTTGTATCCCTGTGTAAGGGCAAGGACAAGGAACCACCGTTTCTGGAG GACATGAGCCCCAATTACGATCATGCGGACGTGGAGTTTGAGGTTATCTTGAGTAAGCAAAACATGAGTATTGCTAAGGAAAAAGGACTTGAGAAGACATTCAAGCTGACAACCACAATAGGAACAACAAACATGCGCTTGTTTGACTCGGATGGTAAAATTCGAAAATACGACTCCCCAGAGGACA TACTTAAAGAGTTCTTCAAACTGAGGCTTCAATTTTATGGCAGAAGAGAG GCAGTAATGCtgcaaaatattggggaagagttgTTGAAGCTTAAGAACAAAGCGAAGTTTATTCATGCTGTTATCTCCGGGGACATCGAACTGGTTAAAAGGAAGAAGACAGAGCTAATCCTGGAGCTTAAGCAGAAGGGATATGAACCATTACCAAAGAGAAACATTACCGCCGAGCCAGTTGCTGTAGGAGGAGCTACAGAAGTGGAAGCAGAAGGATTTCATGTGATCGATTATGAGTATCTTTTCACAATGACAATAGGTACATTTACTCATGAGAAGGTACATGAGCTCATAGCACAGCAGAAGAAATTAGAGGACAAAGCTGAAAGTTTGGGCAAAGCAACTCCAAAAACTTTGTGGTTGAGAGACCTAGATGCCCTTGAAAAGGAACTTGAT GCGATTGATGCAAAACTTGAGGAGATGAGATGTCGGCGGCAAAAAGACTATCGAGGCGAGAAGGTGTCTGAAGTAGCAATATCAGCAGCCAAATCTCACAAG GCAAGTGCACCAGTTGCGGTGAGAGATGACGAGGATGAAGTGCTCGAACTAAAAGAGTGTTTCTCCTCTCCAAAACATAGTG CCATGGAAGATGAGACTACACAAGGAGAACAAAAAGGACAGAAGAGGAGGAACGAGCCAAGCAAAATAGAAAACAATTCTAGTGCTCCTCCAGGGAAGAAGGTGCGAAAAAGCAGCTCGGTTTTGTAG
- the LOC123161113 gene encoding uncharacterized protein gives MKEYEGKARPSGMVFDKVDLWVRVVDLPPDKRTEAFGKALGNWLGEVVKADADKDGIARGNQLWIRAKIDVYEPLIHGFYLKKSKEEKLGTWFDFYYEKVPHFFFEYGRLVHRAGFCEPPIDSSSQWGGWLRASPGRNTSKDTSAGGATSSGNSRSHSMYDDGTRQGHRDEQVRVRDIPTKRNLNSQFSQSAENRTGGQSKPRDGEVNSPRCDKTKGADGGEHDLREGLEMRREQNLRDKLIDTNLERERRYARDVSWERKGKDSVEFPPRGHHAHAYDRADQPRGAGVHRQDGRRRGYYVRKPRQSPAYDHCESQRDRISFENRKRRPWKVRVAKGDIDRIHEQDACIRDTRRKTSTMFDRISDNMDRSADPEERGLPEQ, from the coding sequence ATGAAAGAATATGAAGGTAAGGCGAGACCCTCGGGGATGGTGTTTGATAAGGTGGACTTGTGGGTTAGGGTGGtggatcttccaccggataaaagGACAGAAGCATTTGGGAAAGCTTTGGGTAACTGGCTGGGAGAAGTGGTGAAAGCTGATGCAGACAAGGATGGAATTGCAAGGGGGAATCAGCTATGGATAAGAGCTAAGATTGATGTGTATGAACCCCTAATTCACGGTTTCTACCTGAAGAAATCTAAGGAGGAGAAGTTGGGCACGTGGTTTGATTTCTACTACGAGAAAGTCCCCCACTTTTTCTTTGAGTATGGGCGGCTTGTGCACAGGGCTGGCTTTTGCGAACCCCCTATTGATTCTTCGTCGCAGTGGGGTGGATGGCTGCGTGCATCTCCGGGAAGGAACACGAGCAAAGATACATCTGCGGGAGGTGCAACTAGCAGCGGCAACAGCCGAAGTCATTCAATGTATGATGATGGAACCAGGCAAGGGCACCGGGATGAACAGGTCCGTGTGAGGGACATCCCAACGAAGAGGAACCTAAACTCTCAATTCTCTCAGTCAGCTGAAAACCGCACTGGCGGGCAGAGTAAACCAAGAGATGGAGAGGTCAACAGCCCTAGGTGCGACAAAACTAAAGGTGCTGATGGAGGTGAGCATGATCTGAGGGAGGGCCTGGAGATGAGAAGGGAGCAGAACCTAAGGGACAAGCTGATAGATACAAATCTTGAGAGAGAGAGGCGCTATGCCCGGGATGTCTCATGGGAGAGGAAAGGGAAAGACTCGGTTGAGTTTCCACCTAGGGGACACCATGCTCATGCATATGATAGGGCCGATCAACCGAGGGGGGCTGGCGTTCACAGGCAGGATGGAAGAAGAAGGGGATACTATGTAAGAAAACCCAGGCAAAGTCCGGCCTATGATCACTGTGAGAGTCAGCGAGATAGAATCAGTTTCGAGAACAGGAAACGTAGGCCATGGAAAGTACGGGTGGCTAAGGGTGATATTGATAGGATACATGAACAGGATGCTTGCATTCGTGATACGCGACGTAAAACGTCGACAATGTTTGACCGCATTTCAGACAACATGGATAGATCGGCGGACCCCGAGGAACGGGGCCTCCCGGAGCAATGA